In the genome of Noviherbaspirillum saxi, the window TAATTCGGGGGAGTATATGACAATTCTAGATACAAACGAACACACCGAAGGCGTGTTCGCCATTCTTTTCATGGTGCGATGCAAAACATGAAGTTTTTTTCAGGCTTATACCGGATTTTAAGGTAGTAGCGCGTACGTGATAGTACGCAAACCGATTGAAATGTCGCGTTGCAGCATTGTGTGAATGCACTGGTCGGATCGAAGGGGCGGGCGACATATTCAACCAACGCCGCTCAATTTGCGGCAATCCGCATTGGGCTCTTTCCAGCATACGGCCATTACAAAGTTTGCGCTTCAGGGATTTGCAAAAACGTGCTTTTCACGCGACAGAGGTGCGCGCCATACCGCGCGTACCTCTGCCGTGTGAATCAGGATAGATGGCTGCGTAGATGTTCAATCGCTGCGCGCACCTGAGCAGGAGCGGTGCCTCCGACATGATCTCGTGCCGCGACCGAACCTTCCAGCGTCAGCACCTTGAATACATCGGCTTCAATCAATTGCGAGAAGGCGCGCATCTCATCCAGCGTCAGATCCGTCAGATCGCAGCCCCGCTGTTCGCAGGTGCGCACCGCATGCGCGACGGCCTCATGCGCGTCGCGGAAGGCAAGGCCTTTCTTTACCAGGTAATCGGCCAGGTCCGTCGCGGTTGCATAGCCTTGCAGGGCGGCGGCGCGCATTGCGTCCGGCTTGACCGTAATACCGCGTGCCATATCGGCAAAGATGCGTAGCGTATCGACCACGGTATCGACCGTGTCGAACAGCGGTTCCTTGTCTTCCTGATTGTCCTTGTTGTAGGCCAGCGGCTGGCCTTTCATCAAGGTCAGCAAGCCGACCAGGTGGCCGTTGACGCGGCCGGTCTTCCCGCGCGCGAGCTCGGGAACGTCAGGATTTTTTTTCTGCGGCATGATCGAAGAGCCAGTGCAGAAGCGGTCGGCGATATCGATGAAGCCCACGCGCGGGCTCATCCAGATCACCAGTTCTTCAGACATGCGCGAGATATGCGTCATGACGAGAGCCGCCGCCGCGCAGAATTCAATCGCGAAGTCGCGGTCCGACACAGCATCCAGCGAATTGCGGCAGACTTCATCGAAGCCGAGGGTTTTCGCGACACGTTCGCGGTCGATCGGGAAGGTGGTTCCGGCCAGCGCGGCGGCGCCGAGCGGCAAGCGGTTGACGCGCTTGCGGCAGTCGGCCATGCGTTCGGCATCACGATTGAACATTTCGACGTAGGCGAGCATGTGATGGCCGAAGGTGATCGGCTGTGCCACCTGCATGTGTGTGAATCCGGGCAGGATGGTGTCGGCATGCTGCTCGGCGAGATCCAGTAGCGCCAGGCGAAAATCACGCAGCAGGCCGCTGATGTCGTCGATGGCACCGCGCATGTAGAGGCGGATATCGGTTGCCACCTGGTCGTTGCGCGAGCGACCGGTATGCAGGCGCTTGCCGGCATCGCCGACCAGTTCGGTCAGGCGCTTTTCAATGTTCAGGTGGACGTCTTCCAGGTCGAGCAGCCATTCGAACTTGCCGGCGTCGATTTCGGCCTGGATCTGCGCCATGCCGCGCTGGATGTCGGCATAATCCTGGGCGCTGATGATGCCTTGATGCGACAGCATTTCGGCATGGGCAAGCGAGCCCTGGATATCGGCATTCGCCATCCTCTTGTCGAAGAACACGGAAGCGGTGTAACGTTTGACCAGGTCCGAGACCGGTTCGGAAAAGCGTGCCGACCAGGCCTCGCCCTTTTTGGAAAGTTGTGCTGTCATAATGGAATTCCGGTGAATCCGTGATTATAAAACAAGCGCTGGACCGTATGCCGCTATCTCATGCCCGCACGGCGCCCCGTCCGACCGATATTGTCATCCCCGATTGCTGCAACCTTGGCGTCGTGCTGCGCACGCTGATCGGCGTCAATGCGGCAGCATTCGGCTGGGTCATGCTGCACGCCATACACTGGCGTGCCGGCATGCTCGAATTCGCCGAAGTGTCGATCGTGGTCGAACTGTCATGTCTCTGGTCGTTATTCGCCATGTGTCTGCTGCGGCGCAGTCTTCCGGCCATCGGCATGCACCGCGCGGATGTTCTTTGGGCGCAGCGGCTCGCCTGTGTCATTGCGCCGGCGGTGGTGACGGCAATCGTTGTCTATTTGTTTACGACGGTCGATTGGCTGATCAGCAGCTTCGTGCGCATGACGCTTGGCAAGAGCATCATGCTTGCCGCCTTGTTCGGCGCGCTGTTTCAGCATTATTTCGAATTGAGGACACGGGCTTTTTCGCCGGCTTTGGTAGAGGCACGGCTGCAGGCTTTGCAGGCGCGGATCCGTCCGCATTTCCTGTTCAATAGCCTGAACGCAGTGCTGTCGCTGATCAGGACCGAGCCGCAGCGTGCGGAAACGACACTGGAAGACCTGGCCGACCTGTTTCGCGTGCTGATGAGCGATCCGCGCAGCATGACGACGCTCGAACAGGAAATTCGGCTGTGCGAACAATATCTGTCGATAGAACAGATACGCTTGGGCGAGCGACTGCAAGTAACATGGGCCAGCGAAAATCTCGACAGTCAGGTGATGCGCAAGTCGCAGATACCGGTGCTTTTGCTCCAGCCTCTGCTGGAAAATGCAGTGCACTACGGCGTCGAGCCGGCAAGCGGGCCGACGCAGGTCCAGATTCACATGAGCCGCTCGCTCGACCGGATCGAGATCGTCGTCATCAACCCGTATCATGGCGAGGTGAGCGTCGCCGGCAATCACATGGCGCTGGAAAACATCCGTGAACGCCTGGCTTTGCTGTATGACGTCGAAGGGCAGCTCACCACAAGGATTGCGCGCGGATTCTTTGAAGTGAAGCTGCGCTTTCCGTATGTGAAGGGAGCGCAATGATGCCGCGTCTTTTCATCGTGGATGACGAAGCGCCGGCACGCGTGCGCTTGAAAACGCTGCTGTCCGACATCGCCGCGACCTGTCCGCATCAACTCGTCGGCGAGGCGGAGCATCCGCAAGGCGCGCTCGACGGCATAGCGGCTACGTCACCCGACATTGTGCTGCTGGATGTGCAGATGCCCGGCATGACAGGGCTGGAGCTGGCGAAGCATCTTGCCAGGCTGCCTCTGCCGCCGGCTGTCATTTTTGTGACCGCCTATGATGAATTCGCCTTGAAAGCCTTTGAGGTGCATGCGCTCGATTACCTGCTCAAGCCGGTACGCGCGGCGCGCCTGGCGGACGCCTTGCAGCGGGTTGGGGAATTGCGCGGCAAGGGTGGCGCTCCGACGCCGGTTCCCCATTCAGTGCGACAACATTTCTCGGTGCAGGAACGCGGCCGGCTGCTGCTGGTGCCGATTGCGGAAGTGCTTTATCTGAAGGCGGAACAAAAGTACGTGACGCTGCGTACCCGCTCGCAGGAATATCTGTTTGAGGAATCCCTGACCTCGATTGAAGACGAGCTCGGCGCCACGTTCGTGCGCGTACATCGCAATGCCCTTGTGGCGCGGCAGGCTATCGTGGGGGTTGAACGCGGATCGGCGTCTATCGATATCGAGAGCGAACACGACAAGGCCCAGGAGTCCTGGCAGGTGATCTTGCGCGGTATTGAGGAACGCCTGCCGATTTCCCGGCGGCAGTGGCCAGTGGTCAAGGCGCTGGTGAAGTAAAAAGCCCGCATGCCCGTTGGACGCATGCAGGCATGGGTCCAACGGGCATGCGGGCTTTTTTTCAGGGGGCTTCAGCCGGTATTGCGCAATCCAGCAGCGATGCCGTTGATCGACAAGTGGATGCCACGCCGTACCCGTTCATCCAGCTTGCGTCCATCGGCTGTCGCGGCGCGATGGCGCTTGATCAGTTCGACCTGCAAGTGGTTGAGCGGATCAAGATAGGCAAAGCGGTTCTTGATCGAACGCGCCAGCAGGGGATTGCCGGCCAGCCTTTCCTTGGCGCCGGTGATCGTTGCCAGGCAGACGGTGGTGCGCTCATGCTCTTCAAGAATGCGCTTGAAGATACTGTTTCGCAGCTTTCTGTCCGAAACCAGGTCGGCATAGCGCGACGCGACCGCCAGATCGGTTTTTGCCAATACCATATCCATGTTCGACAGCAGTGTTGCAAAGAACGGCCATTCCTTGACCATCGCCCGCAACTGCGCGACGCGGCGCTTCTGCTCCTTGCCGTCGCTGTCTTCTTCCAGCCAGGATGCGATCGCGCTGCCGAAACCATACCAGCCCGGCAAGAGCAATCGGCACTGGCCCCATGAGAAGCCCCATGGAATGGCGCGCAAGTCTTCAATGCGGCGTGTCGATTTGCGCGATGCTGGACGGGAGCCGATATTGAGCTCCGCGATTTCCGCGATCGGCGTGGCGGCAAAGAAGTAATCGGTGAAGCCCGGCGTTTCATACACAAGGTTGCGATAGGTGTGATAGGCGCGTTCCGACAATTCTTCCATCACGCGTTCGAAACCGGCCAGTTTCCTGGCTTCCTTGCTGTCCGCCGCATTCGGCATCAGGCTGGCTTCGAGCGTAGCCGCCACCAGCAGCTCCAGATTGCGTCGACCGATTTCCGGATTGGAGAACTTGGATGCGATGATTTCGCCTTGTTCGGTCAGACGGATCTGGCCGTTGACCGTACCCGCCGGTTGCGCGAGGATAGCCTCGTAGCTCGGACCGCCCCCCCGGCCTACGGTGCCGCCGCGTCCATGGAACAGGCGCAACTTGACGCCCGCATTGTTGAACAGTTCGATCAGGCGGGTTTCTGCCTTGTACAACTCCCAGGTGGAGGTCAGGAAACCGCCATCCTTGTTCGAGTCCGAATAGCCGAGCATGACTTCCTGCAGTTCGCCCTGCTTGGCAATCAGGTGCCGCACCTGCGGTATCGCCATGAAACGCTGCATGATGTCGGTGGCGCAGCGCAAATCCGGAATCGTCTCGAATAGCGGAATGACCATCAATTCCATTTCCGCTTGCGGT includes:
- a CDS encoding LytR/AlgR family response regulator transcription factor, which translates into the protein MMPRLFIVDDEAPARVRLKTLLSDIAATCPHQLVGEAEHPQGALDGIAATSPDIVLLDVQMPGMTGLELAKHLARLPLPPAVIFVTAYDEFALKAFEVHALDYLLKPVRAARLADALQRVGELRGKGGAPTPVPHSVRQHFSVQERGRLLLVPIAEVLYLKAEQKYVTLRTRSQEYLFEESLTSIEDELGATFVRVHRNALVARQAIVGVERGSASIDIESEHDKAQESWQVILRGIEERLPISRRQWPVVKALVK
- a CDS encoding sensor histidine kinase, which encodes MIIKQALDRMPLSHARTAPRPTDIVIPDCCNLGVVLRTLIGVNAAAFGWVMLHAIHWRAGMLEFAEVSIVVELSCLWSLFAMCLLRRSLPAIGMHRADVLWAQRLACVIAPAVVTAIVVYLFTTVDWLISSFVRMTLGKSIMLAALFGALFQHYFELRTRAFSPALVEARLQALQARIRPHFLFNSLNAVLSLIRTEPQRAETTLEDLADLFRVLMSDPRSMTTLEQEIRLCEQYLSIEQIRLGERLQVTWASENLDSQVMRKSQIPVLLLQPLLENAVHYGVEPASGPTQVQIHMSRSLDRIEIVVINPYHGEVSVAGNHMALENIRERLALLYDVEGQLTTRIARGFFEVKLRFPYVKGAQ
- the argH gene encoding argininosuccinate lyase, encoding MTAQLSKKGEAWSARFSEPVSDLVKRYTASVFFDKRMANADIQGSLAHAEMLSHQGIISAQDYADIQRGMAQIQAEIDAGKFEWLLDLEDVHLNIEKRLTELVGDAGKRLHTGRSRNDQVATDIRLYMRGAIDDISGLLRDFRLALLDLAEQHADTILPGFTHMQVAQPITFGHHMLAYVEMFNRDAERMADCRKRVNRLPLGAAALAGTTFPIDRERVAKTLGFDEVCRNSLDAVSDRDFAIEFCAAAALVMTHISRMSEELVIWMSPRVGFIDIADRFCTGSSIMPQKKNPDVPELARGKTGRVNGHLVGLLTLMKGQPLAYNKDNQEDKEPLFDTVDTVVDTLRIFADMARGITVKPDAMRAAALQGYATATDLADYLVKKGLAFRDAHEAVAHAVRTCEQRGCDLTDLTLDEMRAFSQLIEADVFKVLTLEGSVAARDHVGGTAPAQVRAAIEHLRSHLS